One window from the genome of Mumia sp. ZJ1417 encodes:
- a CDS encoding flavodoxin family protein, whose protein sequence is MSTLLIVHHSPTPTVQSLTDAAVAGAHDPALEGVEVVVLPALEARAGDVLAADGYLFGTTANFGYMSGALKHFFDTIFLEAGGALSEDGSAAGTKDGVRRTRPYGLWVHGRYDTTGAVRAVQSIAGALPWTQAAPVLEVLGNVGAPEREQAYELGATLAALLTP, encoded by the coding sequence ATGTCCACCCTGCTGATCGTCCACCACTCGCCGACACCGACCGTCCAGTCGCTCACGGACGCCGCGGTGGCAGGCGCGCACGATCCTGCGCTCGAGGGTGTCGAGGTGGTCGTCCTCCCGGCGCTGGAGGCCCGGGCCGGCGACGTGCTGGCGGCCGACGGGTACCTCTTCGGCACCACCGCGAACTTCGGCTATATGAGCGGAGCTCTCAAGCACTTTTTCGACACGATCTTCCTCGAGGCCGGCGGTGCGCTGAGCGAGGACGGCTCCGCAGCGGGCACGAAGGACGGAGTCCGCAGGACCAGGCCGTACGGGCTCTGGGTGCACGGCCGGTACGACACCACCGGCGCCGTACGAGCGGTGCAGTCGATCGCGGGCGCGCTGCCATGGACACAGGCAGCGCCCGTGCTCGAGGTGCTCGGCAACGTCGGTGCGCCCGAGCGGGAGCAGGCCTACGAGCTCGGTGCGACGCTGGCGGCGCTGCTCACCCCGTAA